A region of the Oceanihabitans sp. IOP_32 genome:
GAGCCTTCAATTCTTCTGACATCGTTTGGATGTGTTGCTTTGTCGTCTCAAGGGTTGTGTTAATTTTTACCTGTCTTTTATCTAATTCATTTTTAAAAAAATTAAATTTGTTTAAAATTTCTTTTCGGTTATTAAGCTCTAACTCAGATTTTGAGACCCCTGCAACCTCTAAATGCTTAGTAAAAGGATGATCTTTAGAACCGCACAAACCACAAGGTTCCCCTTTTATTAAATTATGCCGATCGTTTTCGTATTTAGAAATACTTTTTTCTAGATTTAAAATTTTATCGGCATCTGCAACCGATTTTTCTTGTGCCTCTATGTGTTTGTTTATCGTTTGAATTTCTTTTGTAACACTTTCCAAATCTATAGCGTACGTTTTCTGCTGAAGCACTAAACGATCATGTTCCTTTTGAGCTTTTATGGTTTGTTGAGAAAGATTACTAAACTGTTTCCAATGCGATTCTGTTAAGGTCAATTTTTCTTTTTTGGCCAATATATCGGTGATATTGTTTTTGGATAAATGAGCCGCGACTTTAGCGAGTTCCTTTTCTGTTTTTTCAATTTCTGCTGTTTTTTTTATGAGAAGGTCGTCGTTGGTCAATAAATGCGCAGTTGTTTTTTCTAGCTCTTTATTTTTCTCATCAACAAATATTAAATCTTTGTTTAATGCATCCTTATGTCCTTTTAATGTGGTTAAACGGGTTGTCCAGTTTGATATCTCTAAGGCTACATCTTTCAAAAATGAATTCTGATTAATAAATGCCGTTTCACTTTTAATCTTTGATTCCGTTTCAAATAAACGCTTAACTAAATCCTTCTCTTCATTTATTAACCCTTCGATTTGCAAGGCTAAAGCATCTAACTTTTTCTTTAAATTATCGCGGTTTTCGGCTTCGTTTTTTAATGCACCATCTAAGTTGGTAATGACATCAAATTTAGGCAACCACTTAGCAAATTCTTGATCTGCCAACTCCAGCTCAAGCACTTGTTTTTTGGTTATGCGCTCTAAATTTTCAATTTTTGGTTTGAGTTGCGTTAATTCGTTTTCTATGGTTTTTAAAACGTTTCTCTTGGTCTCGAAAGCTTTGTCTATTCTGTTGTAATGCTGAATAGCATCTTTAAAGGGTTCTGCTTTTTCGTTTAAATCCAATAACTCTAATTCTCGTTTATGGCTTTCTATAAAACGCAGGATATTTTGAGCATCTTTATCCAGTTTATCTGCTTCTTCGTTAATTTTATGGAACTTACCATACCAATCTACTATAGTCTGAGCGGATTTCAAGTCCTTTTCAACCTGACTTATCTGAGCATCTAGTATTTTGTCTTTTTGACTGAGTGCAATTTTGCGATCTTCTGTTAAAACATCATCGGCATTAATTTTAGCCTCTAATTGCTCTAATTGCTTTTCTTCGTATGCTTTTCTATCGAGAATAGCTTGTCCAATTTTTTTATAAATGTCTTCGCCTGTAATTTGCTCCAACAAACGCCCCTTTTCTGGGCCTTTGGCGGTTAAAAACGCCGCAAATTCCCCTTGAGCTAGCATTACCGATCTTAAAAACTGCTGATAGTCTAATTGCGTAACGCGCACCATCTCGGTAATTAATTGCCGTTTTTGAGTGGCTAAAATCTCGCCTGATGTTAAATTTTTTAAGCTTACTTCTTCTTTTGGGTTTTTATACCTTTTCCCTGATTTATCGGCAACTCTAATCCCCCAAAAGGCCTCATAAATAACAGTGTCGTTCTCGAAGGTTACGCGGCTAAAAGCATCGTTTGCACCATGACTAACCACATCAAGTAAGCTACCTTTTGTACCACTAAAGCGTGGCACACTATGATATAAGGCTATAGTAATGGCATCTAAAACAGTAGTTTTACCTGCACCAGTAGGCCCTGTTATGGCAAACAAACCCACATCTGCAAAGGCTTCACTTTCAAAATCTATAACAATAGTAGATTCAGATTTTAATGAATTTATATTTTGTAATTCTATTTTTAAAATTTTCATATCATCTACACTTATTGCTTTTTAACAGTTTGCAATATGTCATTAAAAGCATCTAAAACCTCGGGGGCTTCTGCTAAATCAAAATTCATTTCTGCACATTTAAGCTTAAAAACTTCGGTAGGTTTTAATTCTTTAATTGATTTTGTCTCTTCAAGTAATTCTTCAATACCTTTTGTTTTGCGGTGGTTTTTAAGGGTCGTTTTTAATATTTCAAACCCGTATTTTTCGGCCTCTTTTTTTAAATCATCGGTATTAATAGTATGATCTTCGTGCAACACAATTTCCACCCAAGGAGTTAAATTATAAGCGTTAGAGACTATACTTGGAAAAACATCAATACATTCTAAAACTGCACCTTTTAACTTATAAAAAGCCCTAAAACGTGGAACAATCTCATCTTGTATCTTAACGATTTTGTTGTTTTCTATAGTTAAAACAATCACTTTTTTATCATAACCAATTTCACTAAAGCTTAAAATATGTGGCGATCCCGAATATCTAATTTTCTCGTTTCCGCCAATTATTTGAGGTCGGTGCAA
Encoded here:
- a CDS encoding AAA family ATPase, which encodes MKILKIELQNINSLKSESTIVIDFESEAFADVGLFAITGPTGAGKTTVLDAITIALYHSVPRFSGTKGSLLDVVSHGANDAFSRVTFENDTVIYEAFWGIRVADKSGKRYKNPKEEVSLKNLTSGEILATQKRQLITEMVRVTQLDYQQFLRSVMLAQGEFAAFLTAKGPEKGRLLEQITGEDIYKKIGQAILDRKAYEEKQLEQLEAKINADDVLTEDRKIALSQKDKILDAQISQVEKDLKSAQTIVDWYGKFHKINEEADKLDKDAQNILRFIESHKRELELLDLNEKAEPFKDAIQHYNRIDKAFETKRNVLKTIENELTQLKPKIENLERITKKQVLELELADQEFAKWLPKFDVITNLDGALKNEAENRDNLKKKLDALALQIEGLINEEKDLVKRLFETESKIKSETAFINQNSFLKDVALEISNWTTRLTTLKGHKDALNKDLIFVDEKNKELEKTTAHLLTNDDLLIKKTAEIEKTEKELAKVAAHLSKNNITDILAKKEKLTLTESHWKQFSNLSQQTIKAQKEHDRLVLQQKTYAIDLESVTKEIQTINKHIEAQEKSVADADKILNLEKSISKYENDRHNLIKGEPCGLCGSKDHPFTKHLEVAGVSKSELELNNRKEILNKFNFFKNELDKRQVKINTTLETTKQHIQTMSEELKALKLTANQLNIDCELTDVSKIETELNGLTEQIKSLNETLKTAQQLQTDKNTLSEQIKAQNEAVNMIKTTRAKLEENIKNTKAEIKLKRESINSLTQICTDLEHDLKIKLSKFNYQLPSLEQTHIFIQNIEEAIGNFNKKQKNLDVLNSDLKVINTNLINNKKQLEAHYKTQKDDFKNISDSAAKSETLKTQRHRILPMHITVESKRKALEVVKYEINKKVELSKKDLQILRDSINEKETLRRNTIKEQKELLDELHTLKSALDTQIKNSDFETKQAVEKALLSHEDKVKYTRNKDRIRENQVKLKTLKSANKKAKEDLNTLKTFDVSEAESKQNLEDLKTENKTLLTEKGKIIETFRKDKEIRDRNRELYKKIEAQVNVCKVWRSLFKIIGNSKDAFNVYVQRLTLKNLLDLANLHLYQLNKRYSLQLEESYKPKEELNFNLIDHYQTDQVRLIDTSSGGEKFIISLALALGLSDLASKNVKIDSLFIDEGFGTLDSNTLETVISTLETLQSQGKMIGIISHVEHLKERIPTQIQITKKSNGVSVLDIL